Proteins encoded within one genomic window of Mycolicibacterium aubagnense:
- a CDS encoding DUF3107 domain-containing protein, protein MEVKIGVTDSPRELFLNSAQTPEEVEKLVIDALGADSGVLALTDEKGRRFLVQTAKIAYVEIGAADVRRVGFGVTGKD, encoded by the coding sequence GTGGAGGTCAAGATCGGGGTCACCGACAGCCCGCGCGAACTGTTCCTCAACAGCGCGCAGACTCCCGAAGAAGTGGAGAAGCTGGTCATCGACGCGCTCGGTGCGGATTCGGGCGTGCTCGCGTTGACCGACGAGAAGGGTCGCCGGTTCCTCGTGCAAACCGCCAAGATCGCCTATGTCGAGATCGGTGCGGCGGATGTCCGCCGCGTCGGCTTCGGCGTCACCGGCAAGGACTGA
- a CDS encoding ferritin-like fold-containing protein, producing the protein MPSPSPSRSQALPEQTATPVQPAVSGDHPGINELFALLAYGEVAAFYRLTEEARMAPNLAGRINLARMAAAEMGHFDVLREALLRRGVDVVPAMTKYAAALENYHRLTTPSTWLEALVKTYVGDALAADFYLEIAGSLPAEAADVVRAVLSETGHSQFVVAEVRAAVSASDRQRHRLALWSRRLLGEAITQAQFVMAEHDELVDLVLSSGEGLTQMTEFFERLQETHKNRVRELGLG; encoded by the coding sequence ATGCCTTCCCCGTCGCCTTCGAGGTCCCAGGCGCTGCCCGAGCAGACGGCAACTCCGGTGCAGCCGGCGGTATCCGGCGATCATCCTGGTATCAACGAGCTGTTCGCCTTGTTGGCCTACGGCGAAGTCGCCGCGTTCTACCGGTTGACCGAGGAGGCGCGGATGGCGCCGAATCTGGCCGGCCGCATCAACCTGGCGCGGATGGCGGCGGCCGAGATGGGGCACTTCGACGTGCTGCGTGAGGCACTGCTGCGCCGCGGGGTGGACGTTGTGCCGGCGATGACGAAGTACGCTGCGGCACTGGAGAATTACCACCGGTTGACCACGCCGAGCACGTGGCTGGAGGCGTTGGTCAAGACCTATGTCGGTGACGCCCTGGCGGCGGACTTCTACCTGGAGATCGCCGGTTCACTGCCTGCCGAGGCCGCTGACGTCGTGCGTGCGGTCCTGTCGGAAACCGGCCACTCCCAGTTCGTGGTGGCCGAGGTGCGGGCCGCGGTCAGCGCCAGCGACCGGCAGCGGCACCGGTTGGCGTTGTGGTCGCGGCGGCTCCTGGGCGAGGCCATCACCCAGGCGCAGTTCGTGATGGCCGAGCACGACGAACTCGTCGATCTCGTGCTGTCCAGCGGCGAGGGCCTGACCCAGATGACCGAGTTCTTCGAGCGCCTGCAGGAGACACACAAGAACCGGGTACGCGAACTCGGCCTGGGCTGA
- a CDS encoding DEAD/DEAH box helicase — protein MTALTAHTTEEKTFADLGVRDEIVQALAEDGKAHPFAIQELTLPLALAGDDLIGQARTGMGKTLAFGVPLLHRVASDASLPLTGTPRALVVVPTRELCIQVYGDLTMAGKHLKAGEAGERKLRVEAIYGGRPYEPQIEALKQGVDVIVGTPGRLLDLAQQGHLQLGGLSVLVLDEADEMLDLGFLPDIERILRLTPDSRQAMLFSATMPDPIITLARTFMNQPTHIRAEAPHSAATHDSTKQYVYRAHALDKIEMVSRILQATDRGATMIFTRTKRTAQKVSDELAERGFKVGAVHGDLGQIAREKALKSFRNSDIDVLVATDVAARGIDIDDITHVINYQIPEDEMSYVHRIGRTGRAGKTGIAVTLVDWDELTRWSMIDKALNLDCPDPAETYSRSPHLYEELGIPTDVTGSIGASRAKPAKKSAADPEVKRESSTDKDRPARSRSRSRRRTRAGESATGHVETAGAAEGDTADAGASSGDSSAESTHSGRRRRRRRPSKAGSEAAAVAAPAAE, from the coding sequence ATGACCGCATTAACCGCACACACAACAGAAGAAAAAACTTTCGCTGACCTGGGCGTTCGGGACGAAATCGTCCAGGCTCTCGCCGAAGACGGCAAGGCCCACCCGTTCGCGATCCAGGAGCTCACCCTCCCGCTCGCGCTCGCCGGCGACGACCTGATCGGCCAAGCCCGCACCGGTATGGGCAAGACCCTGGCCTTCGGCGTGCCGCTGCTGCACCGCGTCGCCTCCGATGCTTCGCTGCCACTGACCGGCACGCCCCGGGCCCTCGTCGTGGTCCCCACCCGCGAACTCTGCATCCAGGTGTACGGCGACCTCACCATGGCCGGCAAACATCTCAAGGCCGGCGAGGCCGGGGAACGCAAACTCCGCGTCGAAGCCATCTACGGCGGCCGTCCCTACGAGCCGCAGATCGAGGCCCTCAAGCAGGGCGTCGATGTCATCGTCGGCACCCCGGGCCGGCTCCTGGACCTGGCGCAGCAGGGCCACCTGCAGCTCGGCGGCCTGTCCGTCCTGGTCCTCGACGAGGCCGACGAGATGCTGGACCTGGGCTTCCTGCCCGACATCGAGCGCATCCTGCGGCTGACCCCGGATTCCCGGCAGGCGATGCTGTTCTCGGCCACCATGCCGGACCCGATCATCACGCTGGCCCGCACCTTCATGAACCAGCCGACGCACATCCGGGCCGAGGCCCCGCACTCGGCGGCCACCCACGACTCCACCAAGCAGTACGTCTACCGCGCCCACGCCCTGGACAAGATCGAGATGGTCAGCCGGATCCTGCAGGCCACCGACCGCGGCGCGACCATGATCTTCACGCGGACCAAGCGCACCGCACAGAAGGTGTCCGACGAGCTCGCCGAACGCGGCTTCAAGGTCGGTGCCGTGCACGGTGACCTGGGCCAGATCGCCCGCGAGAAGGCGCTCAAGTCCTTCCGCAACAGCGACATCGACGTGCTGGTCGCGACCGATGTCGCTGCCCGCGGCATCGACATCGACGACATCACGCACGTCATCAACTACCAGATCCCCGAGGACGAGATGTCCTACGTGCACCGCATCGGCCGCACCGGCCGCGCCGGCAAGACCGGCATCGCCGTCACGCTGGTCGACTGGGACGAGCTGACGCGCTGGTCGATGATCGACAAGGCCCTGAACCTGGACTGCCCGGACCCGGCCGAGACCTACTCCCGCTCGCCGCACCTCTACGAAGAGCTGGGCATCCCGACCGACGTCACCGGCTCGATTGGCGCCTCCCGGGCCAAGCCCGCCAAGAAGTCTGCAGCTGACCCCGAGGTCAAGCGCGAGTCCAGCACCGACAAGGACCGCCCGGCCCGCAGCCGCAGCCGGTCCCGCCGCCGCACCCGCGCCGGCGAGTCCGCCACGGGCCATGTCGAGACGGCCGGCGCAGCCGAGGGCGATACCGCCGATGCCGGTGCGTCGAGCGGCGACAGCTCCGCCGAGTCGACCCACTCCGGTCGCCGCCGCCGGCGCCGTCGTCCGAGCAAGGCCGGATCCGAGGCCGCGGCCGTCGCCGCACCTGCAGCCGAGTAG
- a CDS encoding Rv3212 family protein, with translation MVKPERRTKADLIAAAAIAVVVAVGAAMIWWNSDARATMSRPADRPIPALHAAKTVPTTLRELWTATSGKTTKPSVVGGVVVTGDGDEMQGRDPANGNTLWSYSRGRELCGVTTVYQFAVAVYPDGRGCGQASAVDASTGRRGPARSSLADAEVKLSTDDTTILSYGDSRLEQWRSDLVRMISYGYLDAVVKPGVPASPLCRLTSAAASPASVAVMEACPKQNDLRLTLLKAGKEEDQPDVKKVALPGVSVDSDAQVIAVSETKAAIYLPTPQPCVNIIDETGNTIASTLLPHPATPVTATTRVGDVVTWYTGDSVLVFDASGLRYKYTVSAQGGQAPIGPATMLAGHLLVPVTSGYDTFDAQSGAGQTHIALARKPVNTAVIPAVAGPMLLEQRGSQLVALGQ, from the coding sequence ATGGTCAAACCGGAACGACGTACCAAAGCTGATCTGATCGCCGCCGCGGCCATCGCGGTGGTGGTCGCCGTCGGTGCAGCGATGATCTGGTGGAACAGCGACGCGCGGGCCACCATGAGCCGCCCCGCCGACCGTCCCATCCCGGCGTTGCACGCCGCGAAGACGGTGCCCACGACGCTGCGCGAACTGTGGACCGCGACCAGCGGCAAGACGACCAAGCCGTCGGTCGTCGGCGGCGTCGTGGTGACGGGCGACGGCGACGAGATGCAGGGCCGCGACCCGGCCAACGGCAACACCTTGTGGAGCTACTCGCGGGGCCGTGAGCTGTGCGGTGTGACGACCGTCTACCAGTTCGCGGTGGCGGTCTATCCGGACGGGCGCGGCTGCGGGCAGGCCAGCGCCGTCGACGCGAGCACCGGACGGCGCGGTCCCGCCCGCAGCAGCCTGGCAGACGCCGAGGTGAAGCTGTCCACGGACGACACGACGATCCTGTCATACGGCGACAGCAGGCTGGAGCAGTGGCGCTCGGACCTGGTGCGGATGATCAGCTACGGCTATCTCGACGCGGTCGTCAAACCTGGCGTCCCCGCCTCTCCCCTGTGCCGATTGACCTCCGCCGCGGCCAGCCCGGCGTCGGTGGCCGTCATGGAAGCCTGCCCGAAACAGAACGACCTGCGGCTGACGCTGCTCAAGGCCGGCAAGGAAGAAGACCAGCCGGACGTCAAGAAAGTGGCGCTGCCCGGTGTCAGCGTGGATTCCGACGCACAGGTGATCGCGGTGTCAGAAACCAAGGCGGCGATCTACCTGCCGACGCCGCAGCCGTGCGTCAACATCATCGACGAAACCGGCAACACCATCGCCAGCACCTTGCTGCCGCATCCCGCGACGCCGGTGACGGCGACCACCCGCGTCGGTGACGTCGTCACCTGGTACACCGGCGATTCGGTGCTGGTCTTCGACGCCAGCGGCCTGCGCTACAAGTACACCGTCAGCGCGCAGGGCGGGCAGGCGCCGATCGGCCCGGCGACCATGCTGGCCGGGCATCTGCTGGTTCCGGTGACCAGCGGCTACGACACGTTCGACGCGCAGAGTGGCGCCGGCCAGACGCACATCGCGCTGGCCCGCAAACCGGTCAACACCGCGGTCATCCCCGCCGTCGCCGGCCCGATGCTGCTGGAGCAGCGCGGCAGCCAATTGGTCGCGCTGGGCCAGTGA
- a CDS encoding ParA family protein, which yields MGIVTRVLAVANQKGGVAKTTTVASLGAALTEEGQRVLLVDLDPQGCLTFSLGQDPDKLPVSVHEVLLGDVEPDAALVSTAEGMTLLPANIDLAGAEAMLLMRAGREYALKRALAKIADQFDVIIIDCPPSLGVLTLNGLTAANDVVVPLQCETLAHRGVGQFLRTVTDVQQITNPDLRLLGALPTLYDARTTHSRDVLLDVADRYSLVVLAPPIPRTVRFAEASASGSSVLAGRKNKGALAYRELAEALLKHWKKNKALPVFTPEV from the coding sequence ATGGGCATCGTGACGCGGGTACTTGCGGTCGCCAACCAAAAAGGTGGCGTCGCAAAAACGACAACAGTGGCATCGCTGGGTGCAGCGCTGACCGAGGAAGGCCAGCGGGTTCTGCTCGTCGACCTCGATCCGCAGGGCTGTCTGACGTTCTCCCTCGGCCAGGATCCGGACAAACTGCCGGTGTCGGTGCACGAGGTGCTGCTCGGTGACGTGGAACCCGACGCCGCGCTGGTCTCGACCGCCGAGGGCATGACCCTGCTGCCGGCCAACATCGACCTGGCCGGCGCCGAGGCGATGCTGCTCATGCGGGCCGGCCGGGAGTACGCGCTCAAGCGCGCGCTGGCCAAGATCGCAGACCAATTCGATGTGATCATCATCGACTGCCCGCCGTCCCTGGGTGTGCTGACCCTGAACGGCCTGACCGCCGCCAACGACGTCGTCGTGCCGCTGCAGTGCGAGACGCTGGCCCACCGAGGCGTCGGTCAGTTCCTGCGGACCGTCACCGACGTGCAGCAGATCACCAACCCCGACCTGCGGCTGCTGGGCGCGCTGCCCACGCTGTACGACGCCCGCACCACCCACAGCCGGGACGTGCTGCTCGACGTGGCCGACCGCTACAGCCTCGTGGTGCTCGCCCCGCCCATCCCGCGGACGGTGCGGTTCGCCGAGGCCAGCGCCTCCGGCTCGTCGGTCCTCGCGGGCCGGAAGAACAAGGGCGCCCTCGCTTATCGCGAGCTGGCGGAGGCGCTGCTGAAGCACTGGAAGAAGAACAAGGCGCTGCCCGTCTTCACCCCTGAGGTGTGA
- a CDS encoding acid phosphatase, translated as MDIAVDPSVELLTHRLLLLRHGQTEWSRTGRHTGRTEVELTDEGRQQARSAASALAALKLDDPLVISSPRKRAVVTAELAGLDVAETTELLAEWDYGAYEGRTTPQIREQVPDWLVWTHGCPGGESVAGVGERADRAIALALEQLPSRDVVFVGHGHFSRAVMARWMELPVTDGIRISMVPASISVCGFEHGVRQLVALGLTGHPNPCLPG; from the coding sequence GTGGATATTGCAGTCGACCCGTCAGTTGAGCTGCTGACACACCGGCTCTTGCTGCTTCGCCACGGGCAGACCGAATGGTCGCGCACCGGCCGGCACACCGGCCGCACCGAGGTGGAGCTGACCGACGAAGGGCGGCAACAGGCCCGTAGCGCCGCCTCGGCGCTGGCCGCACTGAAGCTCGACGACCCGTTGGTGATCAGCAGCCCGCGCAAGCGCGCCGTGGTCACGGCAGAGCTGGCCGGGCTGGACGTCGCCGAGACGACCGAACTGCTGGCCGAGTGGGACTACGGCGCTTACGAGGGCCGCACCACACCACAGATTCGTGAGCAGGTGCCCGACTGGCTGGTGTGGACGCACGGCTGCCCCGGCGGCGAGAGCGTGGCCGGAGTCGGCGAGCGGGCGGACCGCGCCATCGCGCTCGCCCTGGAGCAGCTGCCGTCGCGCGACGTGGTCTTCGTGGGGCACGGCCACTTCTCGCGCGCCGTGATGGCCCGTTGGATGGAGCTCCCGGTGACCGACGGAATCCGGATCTCCATGGTGCCCGCCTCGATCTCGGTGTGCGGTTTCGAGCACGGGGTACGCCAGTTGGTCGCGCTCGGTCTGACCGGTCACCCCAACCCGTGCCTGCCCGGGTGA
- a CDS encoding isochorismate synthase — protein MLADGPVQAFGDLDDARRTLAAGDVPILLGALPFDLHSPAALMAPTAVTSADVLPFTDHRLPAVRIAASLPSPDEHRARVAAAVRALRDPATGLHKVVLARALQLVADEAIDPYAVLARLAEDRSATAFFTDLSAAGPRYRGTALLGASPELLVARRGDVVTCTPFAGSAPRSLDPETDAAHGAALAASAKNRHEHQLVVDIMREALEPLCAELHIAAEPQVSATTAVWHLSTPIVGRLREPSTTALDLAIALHPTPAVGGVPTAAAARLITELEGDRGFYAGAVGWCDSAGDGRWVVSIRCGQLSADRLSVDARAGGGIVAESDPDDEVTETTTKFRTMLTALGIAQ, from the coding sequence ATGCTGGCCGACGGACCTGTCCAGGCGTTCGGCGATCTGGACGACGCACGACGGACGCTGGCCGCCGGCGACGTGCCGATCCTGTTGGGCGCCTTGCCTTTTGACCTGCATTCTCCCGCCGCATTGATGGCGCCGACGGCAGTGACCTCGGCCGACGTCCTGCCGTTCACCGACCACCGCTTGCCGGCGGTCCGCATCGCGGCCAGTCTGCCGTCACCCGACGAGCACCGGGCCCGCGTGGCGGCGGCGGTGCGGGCCCTGCGCGATCCCGCTACCGGCCTGCACAAGGTGGTACTCGCCCGGGCGCTGCAGCTCGTCGCCGACGAGGCCATCGATCCCTATGCCGTACTGGCCCGCCTCGCCGAAGACCGCAGCGCCACCGCATTTTTCACCGACCTCAGCGCGGCCGGTCCGCGGTACCGCGGCACCGCGCTGCTCGGCGCGAGCCCGGAACTGCTGGTGGCCCGCCGCGGCGACGTGGTGACATGCACGCCGTTCGCCGGCTCTGCGCCGCGCTCCCTCGACCCCGAAACGGACGCCGCCCACGGCGCAGCCCTGGCCGCGTCGGCCAAGAATCGGCATGAGCACCAGCTGGTGGTCGACATCATGCGCGAGGCGCTCGAACCGCTGTGCGCCGAGCTCCACATCGCCGCCGAGCCGCAGGTCAGCGCCACCACGGCCGTCTGGCATCTGAGCACGCCCATCGTCGGGCGGCTGCGCGAACCCTCGACCACCGCACTGGATTTGGCGATCGCGCTGCACCCGACGCCGGCAGTCGGCGGGGTACCCACCGCCGCGGCGGCGCGGCTGATCACCGAGTTGGAGGGCGACCGCGGGTTTTATGCCGGTGCGGTCGGCTGGTGCGACAGCGCCGGCGACGGCCGCTGGGTGGTATCGATCCGGTGTGGGCAGCTGTCCGCGGATCGGCTGTCCGTCGACGCCCGCGCCGGCGGCGGGATCGTCGCCGAATCCGACCCCGACGACGAAGTCACCGAGACCACAACAAAATTCAGGACGATGCTGACCGCACTGGGAATAGCGCAATGA
- a CDS encoding GNAT family N-acetyltransferase translates to MTTTIRPAQPGDEVEITAMIHELAAFEKAADECTVTEAQIRTALFGGGESGQAAVSGHFVEVDGRPAAFALWFRNFSTWDGVSGIYLEDLFVRPDFRRRGLARKLLSTLAQECVEHGYSRLQWAVLNWNVNAIALYEEVGGKPQSEWTTYRVSGPDLTALAQG, encoded by the coding sequence ATGACAACGACCATCCGACCGGCCCAGCCCGGCGACGAAGTCGAGATCACCGCGATGATCCACGAGCTGGCCGCCTTCGAGAAGGCCGCCGACGAGTGCACCGTGACCGAAGCGCAGATTCGGACCGCGTTGTTCGGCGGTGGCGAGTCCGGTCAGGCCGCCGTCTCGGGTCACTTCGTCGAGGTCGACGGCCGGCCGGCCGCCTTCGCCCTGTGGTTCCGGAACTTCTCCACGTGGGACGGCGTCTCCGGCATCTACCTCGAGGACCTGTTCGTGCGCCCCGACTTCCGTCGCCGCGGGCTGGCCCGGAAGCTGCTGTCCACCCTGGCCCAGGAGTGCGTCGAGCACGGGTATTCACGGCTGCAGTGGGCGGTACTGAACTGGAACGTCAATGCGATCGCCCTGTATGAGGAAGTCGGCGGTAAGCCGCAATCCGAGTGGACCACCTACCGAGTGTCCGGCCCGGACCTCACCGCGCTGGCCCAGGGCTGA